TGGCCAGAAAATAACGATTAATGCGGGCATACATACCCTATCAGGGTACTCTGCCCATGCAGACCAAAGCAACTTAGTTAACTTTGTAAAACGAATGCGACATAAGCCAGAAAAAGTGATCCTAGTGCATGGTGACGCAGAGGCTAAGCAAATATTAGCTAAACAATTGCAACAACAGGGAATTAGCGTTGTTTTTGGTGGCCTGAAAACAGGATGTGAGAGTTTATGTTGATTTTAGGGCGTAGGCTTCAGCTAGAGTATTGCAATCACCTGGGGCGCAGGCTTTAGCCTGCTTGCGTTGGTGTTTTTTTGGTGGGCTCAAGCCCACGCCCCTTGTGGCCTGAAAACAGGATGTGAGAGTTTATGTTGATTTTAGGGCGTAGGCTTCAGCTAGAGTATTGCAATCACCTGGTGCGCAGGCTTTAGCCTGCTTGTGTTGGTGTTTTTTTTGGTGGGCTAAAGCCCACGCCCCTTGTAGGCTAAAAACAGGATGCGAGAGTTTATGTTGATTTTAGGGCGTAGGCTTCAGCTAGAGTATTGCAATCACCTGGTGCGCAGGCTTTAGCCTGCTTGTGTTGGTGTTTTTTTGGTGGGCTCAAGCCCACGCCCCTTGTGGCCAGAAAACAGGATGCGAGAGCTTATGTTGATTCTTGGGATGCAGGCTTCAGCTAGAGTCTTGCAATCACCTGGGGCGCAGGCTTTAGCCTGCTTGTGTTGATGTTTTTTTTGGTGGGCTCAAGCCCATGCCCCTTGTGGCCTGAAAGCAGGGTGCTAGAGCTTGTTTTGATATTAAGTTCAGTTCCTTTTTTGTGAAATATTTGCTTTTTACAGGTATTCAACTAGAATACTGCGACCCCAAAAGCATGCGAATTTAAAAATCAATACTTATTGTGCATTAATGTGTGCTGATGGTGGGAAAATTTCAACATTTTTAAACATAGTACTTTTATAGTGCTTATCTTAAATACTTGCCTTTAGGAGCGATGAACCTAAGGGCGGTAGCGTACCTATTTTTAACTGACTACGTCCAAAGTTAAAAATAGGTCAATGTGTAAAATCATTATGTTTTTAGCGACAAATATTAAGTTAGCCTCTGAAACTGGGACATTATTTCAATGATTTTCGCGGCCTATTGGGGCTGTTTTGATAAAAGTAGTAAAAGCTAGGGTTTATAAGGGATGGTAAGAAATGGACCGTCTCAAAATGAATAAAAAGCGTCTCAGTGTGGTTTGAAAGGCTGAGGTTGAAAGTTGTAAAAAATCAATTCACTTAAGTCCAGTAGAATACTTATTTGGACAATGAAGATAGATGGAAAGCATAAAAATGAAAATTCTTGTTACTGGTGGCGCTGGATTTATCGGCTCTGCTGTTGTTCGTTATATCATTAATAATACTCAAGATAGCGTTATTAATGTAGATAAACTCACTTATGCTGGAAATCTTGAGTCCTTAATCAGTGTTGAGTCTAATAAGCGCTATTCATTTGAGAAAGTTGATGTCTGTGACCGCACTGAATTAGATCGTGTTTTCAAAACATACCAACCAGATGCAGTGATGCACTTAGCTGCTGAATCTCACGTTGATCGTTCAATTACTGGGCCATCAGACTTTATTCAAACTAACATAGTTGGTACTTATACAGTGCTTGAAGCGACTCGTGCGTATTGGAATCAGTTGACCGATGAAGCAAAGAAAGCATTTCGTTTTCATCATATTTCAACGGACGAAGTGTATGGCGACTTACCCCATCCTGATGAACAAGAAGGTGAATTACCATTATTTACTGAAACAACGCCTTATGCGCCAAGTAGCCCTTATTCAGCATCTAAAGCATCAAGTGACCACTTAGTACGTGCATGGTTACGCACCTATGGTTTACCGACAATAGTAACCAACTGTTCAAATAATTATGGTCCATATCATTTCCCTGAAAAATTGATTCCATTAGTTATCCTTAATGCGTTGGAAGGTAAAGATTTGCCTATTTATGGCAAGGGAGATCAAATTCGTGATTGGCTATATGTTGAAGATCACGCTCGCGCATTGTATACAGTTGTCACTGCTGGTAAAGTCGGAGAGACTTATAATATTGGCGGTCATAATGAAAAGCAGAACCTAGAAGTCGTGCAGACTATATGCGCTATTTTAGACGACTTAGTGCCGAAAAAAACTAAGTATGTTGAGCAAATAACGTATGTAACGGATAGACCAGGACATGACCGCCGTTATGCTATTGATGCAACTAAAATGAGTTCTGAATTAGACTGGCAACCAGAAGAAACCTTTGAAACGGGACTTCGCAAAACAGTCCTGTGGTATTTAGATAATTTAGAATGGTGTAATAACGTTCAGGACGGTAGTTATCGGCGTGAGCGTTTAGGTGTTTTTACTGGAGATCTAAGTTAATGAAAGGCATTGTACTGGCTGGAGGCTCTGGCTCGCGTCTATATCCCATAACGATGGGGGTTTCTAAGCAACTGCTGCCAGTCTACGACAAACCAATGATTTATTATCCGCTGTCGGTTTTGATGTTGGCTGGGATAAGAGATATTCTTATCATTACTACACCGGAAGATTTGGATAGCTTTAAGCGTCTGTTAGGTGATGGCAGCCAGTTTGGGATTTCCTTAGAATACGCTATGCAACCAAAGCCAGAAGGATTAGCTCAGGCATTCTTAATTGGTGAAGAGTTTATTGGCAATGAGTCAGTATGTTTAGTGTTGGGTGATAATATATTCTGGGGACATGCGTTCTCACCTAAACTGGTGAAAGCCGCAAGTAATGAATCAGGTGCGACAGTATTTGGTTACAAGGTTAAAGATCCGGAGCGTTTTGGTGTCGTTGAATTTGATAGTAATAGCCGTGCTATATCAATAGAAGAAAAGCCACAACAGCCCAAGTCTGATTTTGCGGTAACCGGCCTCTACTTCTATGATAACCATGTTGTTAAGTATGCTAAATGTGTCGAGCCTTCCGAAAGAGGAGAATTAGAGATTACCGCAATCAACGAAATGTATTTGAAGGCAGGTAATCTAAATGTAGAGCTATTGGGGCGGGGGTTTGCGTGGCTTGATACTGGAACTCACGATAGCTTACTAGAGGCGGCAACGTTTGTTGAGACGCTAGAAAAGCGACAAGGATTTAAAATAGCTTGTCTAGAAGAAATAGCCTTTTCGCAAGGTTGGATAGACAAAATTCATCTTCAAGAACGTGCCGCTTTAATGAGTAAAAACAGTTATGGGCAGTACCTGCTAACAATTAAATAGGATTTATGTATGGCATTTTTGACAGAACAAGAATTGGCGGCGTTGAACTTCAAAAGTTTAGGGGGAAATGTCAAGAATCAGTGATAAAGCATCTTTGTATAATACTGAAATGATATCCATTGGTGCTAATTCTAGGATTGATGATTTTTGTCTTATTTCTGGAAATGTTACTATTGGTAGAAACGTTCATATAGCGGCATATTGTAATATTGCAGGTGGGGCTCCTGGTGTTAAGTTTGACGATTTTAGTGGGCTAGCATACGGTTGTCATGTTTTTTCTCAAAGTGACGACTACTCCGGAAAAACGCTTACAAATCCAACAGTCCCTGATAAGTACAAAAGTGAAACATATAAGTCAGTGACCATTGGGCGGCACGTAATTGTTGGAGCTCAAAGTATAATCCTGCCGGGGGCTAATTTAGCAGAGGGGTGTTCCGTTGGAGCAATGAGTATGGTTACAAAGCCAACGAAAAGCTGGGGGATTTATTTCGGCATACCAGCTAAAAGGATTAAAGAACGTTCAAACGATTTACTGAAATTGGAAGAGGGGTACCTAAATGAAAACTGTTAAGTTTAGTGAACCTGCAGTTTTAGGTAGAGAACTTGGATACATTTCTGAAGCGTTAAATAGTAAGAAACTATGTGGAGACGGGCCCTTCACTAAGCGGTGTCAAGAATTTTTTGAGAAAAGATATGGTGTAAAGAAAGCATTGTTAACGACATCGTGCACTGATGCGCTAGAAATGGCTGCAATCTTGCTCGATATTGAAGAGGGGGATGAGGTAATTGCTCCATCCTACACTTTTGTTTCTACAGTTAATGCGTTTGTTCTTCGTGGTGCAAATATCATGTTTGCAGATAGTGAAGAAACATCTCCTAATATTTCTGTGAGTGAAATTGAGCGTTTAATTTCTCCGAAAACTAAAGCGATCGTTGTTGTTCATTATGCGGGTATGGCCTGTGATATGGATGCGATCATGGATCTAGCACAACGGCATGGTATTTCAGTCGTCGAGGATGCAGCGCAAGCGATAGAGGCTACCTATAAGGGCCGCCAACTTGGTACAATTGGTGATTTTGGTACATTTTCTTTTCATGAAACTAAAAATATAGGTTGTGGGGAGGGGGGGGTATTATTTGTCAATAATGAACGCTATATTCAACGGGCTGAAATAATTCGTGAAAAGGGCACGAACCGCGCATCATTCTTTCGTGGTGAGATAAATAAGTACGGTTGGGTAGATAAAGGTTCCTCGTTCCTACCTTCTGAGCTAAATGCTGCGTTTTTATGGGGGCAGTTAGAGAGCCTGGAAGAGATTCAATCAAAGAGAGTCGCTGTATGGGAGCGTTATTATAATAACCTTAACGGCAGATTGAAAAACTTTACATTAGCAAGTTTCGCATCAGAGCAGAGCAATAATGCACATATGTTTTTCTTAGTTGCAAAGATGCCAGAGTGTCGATGCGAGTTGCTTAAGTGCTTGAAGGAAAAGGGGGTTTTGGCTGTGTTTCATTATTTGTCACTTCATAAAAGTGAGTACTATCGAGCCAAGTATAATGGGCCAAAGTTGCCACAATCAGATAGGTATACTGATTGCCTAGTCCGATTGCCTTTGTTCTATTCTCTTAGTTTGGAGCAGGTTGACTATATTTGTGATGTTATTCTTGGTATAGGGGGTGATTGTGAATAAAGTTGTTCACCTGTGTCCGGTAAATAAGTTTATGCCAGCCTTTATTGAATTGATAAACAGTCGTTTATGTTGTGCTCACGAGTTTTTTGTTTATTCCAATGAGGAATACTCAGGAGATGCTGAGAATGTAACATCGCCATTTTATAGTGGTTTTTCATTGTCGAAGTTTTATACGATGGTTAGGTCTATGAATAGAGCTGACATAATCATTATTCATGGACTGTTTGATGTTAAAGTTATGTTTACTTTGGTGTTTATGCCGTGGCTGATCCGAAAGTCAAAGTGGATTGTTTGGGGTGGAGACTTATACGTATGGACGGGTAGATATACCTTTCGAGACAAGCTGTCTTCTGCACTCAAAAAGATAATCGTTCCTAACCTAAACTCAATGATTACCTATGTAAATGGTGATTATGCATACGCAGTGTCGCAATATAGCTCAAAAGCTAAGTTTGAAGAATGCATTGTGTATCCGAGCAATTTTTTTCGCTATGGCTTCGTGGATAAAGCCGTAAATGAAAGTAACATAAATCAAGTCCTTTTAGGAAACTCAGCGGATCCCCAAAATAACCATTTGGAAGCATTAGAAAAACTAAAGTCGATTGACGATGGAATAATGGAACTAACGATACCACTTTCCTATGGTTGTAAAAAAAATGCGGTTATTGTAGCACAAAAAGCGTCAGAAATGTTTGGTGACAGGGTTAGGATTATTAGTGATTTTATGACTCTGGAAGAATATTCCTCTTTACTAGCATCAATTGATTTTGCTGTTTTTTGTCATGACCGTCAGCAAGCAATGGGGAATATCATTACGCTACTTGGAATGGGTAAAACAGTCGTTCTTAAAAGCGGTTTATCGCATTCGAACTTCTTGACCTCTAAAGGGCTTGTATACAAGGATATTGCTTCATTATCCTTAGATTCAATCTCGAGAGAAGAAGGTATTCGCAACTCAGAGATCGTGTCTGCATATTTTAATGAAAGTAACTGTGTAATGCAGCTTAATAGAATATTTGGCGATAACTAGGGATGGATAGAAAGAGTGTATTGTATTTTGCTTTAGGTCCAATAGGAAGTGCAGCGATAAGTCTTATTACGCTGCCATTAATAACGTGGTATTTTTCCATTGAAGACGTAGGTAGGTTTTCACTATTGCAAACCTTCACTGGTTTTGCAACATTGGTGTTCTGTCTTGGCTTTGATCAAGCATTTGTTCGCTCTTTTTACACAAGTAAATTACCTCGGTCTTTATTCCTGAGTGCGTACGTACCACCTTTAATCTTGTATGCTAGTATTGTCACGGTAGCGTTGTATTTCTCTGATGCTCTGGACAGCTTACTCTTTGGGGAAAGTGGGACGCCTGAGCTGCTACAGGTGCTGGTTGTTTGCTGTGGATTATCATTTTCTGTAAGGTTTCTCTCTCTTATTCTCAGAGTAAGCGAAAGAGGGTTAGCATATTCTATTTCCCAGATGTCACCTAAGTTGTTGTTTTTGTTGTTGGTTTTTATTTCGGTTTACTATGTAAATGGCAACTTTATGGCATTGGCTATATCATATATGGCCTCATTGCTTGTAGTGTTTATTGTATTACTTTTTAATAATCGAGATTTTTTGTTTTGTTCGTCAGGTCCCTATAGTTACCTTTTGACAAAAAGTATGTTTGCTTTTGGTTCCCCCTTAATTATATCTAGTGTCGCGTTTTGGGGGCTGACAGTTTCAGATAAAATATTGATCGGCAGGCTATCTAGTTTAACCGAGCTGGGAGTGTACTCGGTTGCTGTAAGTTTTGCTGGTGCAGCTATCGTACTTCAAAGTATATTTTCTACAATTTGGGCTCCCCTGATTTATCGCTGGATTGATAAAGATAATATGGCTAAAGATGAAGTAGCTACACATATTAATATGATGGCTGATTTAATGCTGTTGATTATTGTGCTTGGTGTTTCTTTAGCAGGTAGTTTGTCTTTCGTTTTGGATTACATTCTTCCTGAGCAATATAGTCAAGCAAAGTACGTAATGTTGTCGTGTATGTGTTACCCTTTGTTTTATACACTTTCGGAAGTGACTGTTGTCGGGTTGCATGTAAAAAAACGAACAATAGTTTCGATGCTGATTACTCTGGTATCTTTTATTGTGAACTTATTTGGTAACATTATTCTAATTCCAGAATTTGGTGCAAAAGGTGCGGCATTGAGTACGGCAGTTTCATTTTGGTTATTTCTATTTTTGAGAACGGAATTTAGTTCTAGATATTACAGCAAGCTGCAAAGAATAAAATTGTACTTTATTACGCTTTTAGTGGTATGCCTTACTACGGTTAATTTGTTTTATGGTTCCGCGCAGGTAGCTTGTTTTTCAATTTTATGGTTAGCCATTGGCGTAGTTTATTTATCGCTAAATTATAAAACACTTGCTTATCTTAGACGATAACGTGGAGATGATTAATGATCGATTTTAAAATTTTAGATTGCACCCTTCGTGATGGAGGTTATTACAATGACTGGGACTTCAACGGTGAAGTGCTAACGAATTACTTAAATGCTATCGCGGAATCTGGAATAGAATATGTCGAGCTAGGTTTACGTAACTTCCCTAAAGGTGGCTTTCTTGGGGCATTTGCCTATACGACAGATCGTTATATTAATACGATAGACTTGCCTGATGGGCCAACCTACGGGGTAATGGTCGATGCGAAGACGATTTTAAATAGTGATATGTCAGTAGAGCTGGCAATTGATAGTTTGTTCGCTGATGCTGCTGATAGTAAAGTCAGCTTGGTTCGCGTGGCTGCTCATTTTGGCGAAGTCGAAGCATCTGGGCCCATTGTTAAGCGTTTAAAAGAAAAGGGGTACATTGTAGGTTACAACCTGATGCAAGCTGGTGGCAAACCGACTGAGGTGATTGCAGAAAAAGCGCGAATTGCCGCGAGCTGGAATGTTCTCGATGTATTGTATTTTGCTGACTCGTTGGGCAACATGGACGCAGACGAAGTACGTAGAATCGTCAAAACCCTGCGAACTGAATGGCATGGTGAACTAGGTATTCATACTCATAACAACATGGCTAAAGCTCTGGATAATTGCTTAGCTGCGAAGCATGCCGGCGTGACTTGGTTGGATGTGACAATTACTGGTATGGGGCGTGGCGCAGGTAATGCGCAGACAGAGAACTTGCTTGCGGTTGTTAGTCAAGAAACAGGACGCTATCAGCCTAAGTCTATTTATGAACTAGCTATCCGTGATTTCGAACCAATGCAGAAAAAGTATGGTTGGGGTAGCAATCTGCTTTACTTTATTGGTGCGCAACACAATGTGCATCCAACCTATGTACAGAATTTGTTATCAGACACCCATTACGGGCCTGATGAAATTGTAGGTGTCGTAAAGTATCTTAGCTATTTAAACAACAGCGAGTCATATAGTGATGAGACGTATGCAGCATCACTAATGTTTTCGGCCGCTTCTTCAGAGATATCTGGTAGTAATGCTTTAGCTGGTTCAGCCAAAGGTAAAAACGTTGTTATTTTGGCCAGCGGCCCGTCTCTATTTCGTTACAAGAAGGATATCGAGACATATTTGTCTGCATTGTCGGAAGACAGTCTCGTCATTGCAATTAACACTCTTATTGATTTTGAACAGTACATTGATTACTATTGCTTATCTGGTAATTCAAAGATGTTATCGCAATCAGGAGATTACAGTTCTCTGGGTAAGCCTATTATTCTGCCTGCTCATCGCTTCTCAACTGAGGAATTGGCTGGAATCAAAGCTAACGGTCAAATATTTGATTACGGTGTCGAAGTTAAGTCCGATACCTTCCTCGCCGGAGAGTCTAACTGCATACTACCTTATGACATCACCGCTGGCTATTTGTTCGCACTTTGCGAAAGCATGCAAGCTACGCAAGTTAAACTCATCGGTTTCGATGGTTACAGCAGTGGTGATTCGCGACAATCTGAGATGATTGAGATTTTTTCGAAGGTTAACAGTGCTCATTATACAGCATTAACACCAACAACGTATCCAATTTCACAAGGCTCTATTTATGGTGAAATTTAGCCAATATGATGTCATTGTTTTTGACTGTGATGGGGTTATTCTTGATTCGAATAACCTCAAAATTGACGCCATGCGAGTGGCGCTAGAGAATTTAGCTTACCCTCAATCTGAAGTTGATGCTGCAGTAGGCTATTTCGCAGTCAATTTCGGCAAAAGCCGATTTCATCATATTGCATACTTTGTTGATCATATACTCTCTGGCATTTACGACAGAGAGGCAGCCTATGATGCTTTGCTTTCCGATTACTCTAAAGCTTGCAAACAGTTATACATGACTGCTGAAATGACGGAGAACTTTAACTTAGTATTAGAGAATGTTAGTGCAGCTAAGCATGTTGCCAGCGGATCAGAGCAGGAAGAGTTGCGCCAAGTTTTCGAAGAACGCGGCTTAGCAAGACATTTTGGTTATATTCTTGGCTCTCCAACAGCCAAATCTGAAAACGTCGCACAAATTATTTCTGAATACAAAGAAAAAAAAATACTGATGGTTGGTGATGCGAAGTCAGATTTCGATGCGGCCAGAGTAAATAGTATTGATTTCGCATTTTATGCGCCCTACTCCAATGTGCAAGGGCAAATGTTAAACCACGCCTCAATGTACGGGTTTCCAGTCATACACAGCTTTAAAGAGGTACTCTAATGAATAAAGATAACTACGCAGTTATCATTCCGGCTCGTTTCAAATCTAGCCGTTTTCCAGGGAAGCCATTGGTCGATATCTGTGGTAAACCAATGATACAGCATGTATGGGAGCGTTGTGTTAGTGCTGTAGGACTAGCTAAAGTTTATGTAGCCACTGACGACCATCGAATCTCAGATGCAGCAATGAGTTTTGGCGCTCAAGTTGTCATGACCAGTGATAACTGCTTGACAGGCACCGATCGATTGGCTGAAGCGAATCATACATTGGATTTGGATTTTGTGATTAATGTTCAGGGGGATGAACCGTTGATCAATCCTGATGATATTCGCATGGTACGAGACCGCTTTTTGCAAACGGGTAATATTACCAATGCGATGTGCCGCATTCATAGCAAGGAAGAGTTCTTTAGCTTGACTGTGCCTAAGGTGGTTACATCTAAATCAGGAAAACTGCTTTACATGAGTCGAGGAGGGGTGCCGTTGAATAAAGCAGGCGAGTTCAAAGAGGGCTGGAAACAGGTATGTATTTATGCCTTCTCTCGTGAGCAGTTGAACTTCTTTGCCAGCAATGCAAAGAAAACACCGCTGGAACAGCATGAAGATATTGAGATCCTGCGTTTCTTAGAGAATGATTATCAGATAGATATGGTGCAAGTTGAGTCTGGTTCTATAGCCGTGGATGTGCCAACAGACTTAGATGTCGTTTTACAATTGATGCGAAATGAATCTAAATAGCAGAGTGAGAAGATATTCTTTAGTATATCGACTTTACTTTATCTTGATTAGTATAGCTTTATCTTTAATATACTCTCAGAGATCATTGTATAACGATAGAAATGATACTTTAGCCTATTTTAAACAGTTTTCATGTGAATTTGTTGCTAATCCGAATTGCTATCTTTTTGCTTCTGAATCAATAGCTGTGTTTTTCAATTTTTTTGTCGAAGCAAGTGCTAAAGTGTTGTCAGGGCTACCGCTCGACGCTCTACTTTCTTACAAGTTGTTTCTCTTTCTTTTTGCACTACTAGTAACGTTAAGCGCAGTTGCATTTTCTGTATGTCATGCACGTAATTCTATATTTGTCTTTATGTTGATTTTTCTTGATCCAAGATTTTTTGAATTATCAACTAATACATTAAAGCAAGGCTTGGCTTTTATTGCTATATTAATTTCTTTTGAACTTGCAATGAGAGGTAGTAAATATTCATTACTAGTAAAATTAGTGTCTTCTTTTTCTCATGTCTCGGGTGCAGTAGCCTTTTGTCTTGTTAGAAAGAAAATTAGCTTTCTTTCTATTTTTTGCATTATATTGTTTCTTGTTGTTTTTGAATTTATCGGCGGGCTGTCCTTTTTAGCAAAGTATTTAGACTATGGTAAGTTGCACTATTATTTAGCTCAGTCTGAAGGTGAGATTTATAGCTTTACTAGTGTTTTTTCAATGGTTTATATTTTTGTTATGGTGGCGGCTATTCCACTTTACCTAAAAACAAATGATGTCAAGTTTTTGTCATCATTTAACTTTGCTTTTTTTTGTTTTGTAGCTGCTTTAATAACTTATAAAATTGGTATTGGATATCGTTTTACATTCTACATGGCACCTTTTATTTCTCTTCTTGTTGACCGCTTAATGTGGAATGTTAAATCTCTATATGGGAGTGGCTATTACTACTTTTTTGTTTTTATTGTGCTGGTTGTTTTTGGTTCACGTTTTTTGGGTAATTACAAATTTATAATGGGACATATAGCGGGTTAATTATTATGAAAACACTCCCAGTTTTAATTCTGGTTTTTAATCGAATTGATGCCTTAGCACGACAGATAGCCGTACTAAAAATTTATAAAGCGCAACGAATTTTTATTGCTTGCGATGGTGGTAGACCAGAGAAAGAAGGTGAATTAGAGAACGTTGAAAAAGTTAAGCAAGAGTTGTTACACCTTATTGACTGGCCTTGTGAGATAAAAACCCTTTTCCGTGATGAAAATCTCGGTTGTAAACTTGCCGTGAGTCAAGCTGTGCAATGGTTTTTCGCTCAGGTTGGTGAAGGTATCGTGCTAGAAGATGACTGCATTCCGTCCCCCGCTTTTTTTTCTTATGTTGCCGAAATGCTGGATGTTTACCGCAATGATAAACGTGTGGCAACTATTGGTGGGCGGCGTGAGCTATTAGGTGAAGGGACCCCTAAGTTTTCATCAAAATTTTTTTGCTGGGGTTGGGCGAGTTGGGGCGACCGTATTAATGGAATAGATGTTGAGTTTGGTTATCAAAAGCATCTTCCTGCCAATATAAATACAGAGCTGAGCTTTGCCGAAAAACAGCATGTTAAAGGGATACACAATTTGATGCTGACAGGAATGGTTAATTCTTGGGCATATTCTTATGATCTGTGGTTTCGTGCGCAGGGGCAATTGCATTTAGTGCCCGCCAAAAACTACATATCAAACGTTGGCATCGGCAGTGGCACGCATGACACTAAGCAAAAAGAAGATGGTATTGCCTCACATGACACTTACGACAGTCTAACTGAACTGATTCCAGTGCAGCGTGATGCCGACTACATGCAAGCGTATTTTCGTCAAGTTTATTCACCGTTAAAAATATTACTGTTTCCATTTGTTGGTGATATTAAACGATTCTTAAGAAAGTTGAGCGCATAAGGTGGAATATTTATATTATACTGTTTCACCTGAAGGTGATCTTATTCTAGTTGATAGTAATGGTGGTGCACATAATGCAGATTATTCCTCCTTTGCACACCAGCAATTTGTTAATACTGTCGGGAATAATTACTCTAGTAGTCTGAATGCTTTAGGTGTCAGTGATTATTCGAATGAGATATTTTTACAATATTTTGTTCGCCAACAAGAGTGGAACAATGTTGCTAAAAAACATGTAAAACGACAGGCTGCTAAGGGCAAGAGCTTAAATGAGCGGTTGTGGAATGATTTATTAGTCCGGTCACCAAGATTAAATAAACCATTTAGTATGGGCATGTTTTATACAAAGCTGTTGGTGGCTGCACTAGCAATTTGGTTATTAGTTGTAGCGCGCAAGCTCAAATGCAAGTCTGATGTGCTAGCCCCTAACGCAAAATTATGTGTTGTAAGGTCCAAGGCCAGCTTATCTAAACTGCGTGCCGTAAAAGAGGAGCTTGGACTGACGATCATAAGTGAGGACATAGTATATAAAACGGACCTTATGCCATCAATGTTGTCGTACCTATCATATGGTGCTGTACTTAAAGCATTGCCTATTCTGATATTAGCCACTATTAAAGATGGAAAAGCAATTAATCGTGAGCTTGGCGTGTTATTTGGGGATGACTTACGGTTAGCGATACTAAATACTTACCCTGCTAGAATTGTCCTTAAGTGCTGGTATCAGTATGCCCTCGGTGGAATTGTTGATAAGTCCAATCTAGGTGCTCTTTACACTGGCAATAAAGAAGAATCGCTTTGCAATGGTAGAACA
This window of the Psychromonas sp. MME1 genome carries:
- the rfbB gene encoding dTDP-glucose 4,6-dehydratase; the encoded protein is MKILVTGGAGFIGSAVVRYIINNTQDSVINVDKLTYAGNLESLISVESNKRYSFEKVDVCDRTELDRVFKTYQPDAVMHLAAESHVDRSITGPSDFIQTNIVGTYTVLEATRAYWNQLTDEAKKAFRFHHISTDEVYGDLPHPDEQEGELPLFTETTPYAPSSPYSASKASSDHLVRAWLRTYGLPTIVTNCSNNYGPYHFPEKLIPLVILNALEGKDLPIYGKGDQIRDWLYVEDHARALYTVVTAGKVGETYNIGGHNEKQNLEVVQTICAILDDLVPKKTKYVEQITYVTDRPGHDRRYAIDATKMSSELDWQPEETFETGLRKTVLWYLDNLEWCNNVQDGSYRRERLGVFTGDLS
- the rfbA gene encoding glucose-1-phosphate thymidylyltransferase RfbA, which produces MKGIVLAGGSGSRLYPITMGVSKQLLPVYDKPMIYYPLSVLMLAGIRDILIITTPEDLDSFKRLLGDGSQFGISLEYAMQPKPEGLAQAFLIGEEFIGNESVCLVLGDNIFWGHAFSPKLVKAASNESGATVFGYKVKDPERFGVVEFDSNSRAISIEEKPQQPKSDFAVTGLYFYDNHVVKYAKCVEPSERGELEITAINEMYLKAGNLNVELLGRGFAWLDTGTHDSLLEAATFVETLEKRQGFKIACLEEIAFSQGWIDKIHLQERAALMSKNSYGQYLLTIK
- a CDS encoding acyltransferase, translated to MSRISDKASLYNTEMISIGANSRIDDFCLISGNVTIGRNVHIAAYCNIAGGAPGVKFDDFSGLAYGCHVFSQSDDYSGKTLTNPTVPDKYKSETYKSVTIGRHVIVGAQSIILPGANLAEGCSVGAMSMVTKPTKSWGIYFGIPAKRIKERSNDLLKLEEGYLNENC
- the rffA gene encoding dTDP-4-amino-4,6-dideoxygalactose transaminase — translated: MKTVKFSEPAVLGRELGYISEALNSKKLCGDGPFTKRCQEFFEKRYGVKKALLTTSCTDALEMAAILLDIEEGDEVIAPSYTFVSTVNAFVLRGANIMFADSEETSPNISVSEIERLISPKTKAIVVVHYAGMACDMDAIMDLAQRHGISVVEDAAQAIEATYKGRQLGTIGDFGTFSFHETKNIGCGEGGVLFVNNERYIQRAEIIREKGTNRASFFRGEINKYGWVDKGSSFLPSELNAAFLWGQLESLEEIQSKRVAVWERYYNNLNGRLKNFTLASFASEQSNNAHMFFLVAKMPECRCELLKCLKEKGVLAVFHYLSLHKSEYYRAKYNGPKLPQSDRYTDCLVRLPLFYSLSLEQVDYICDVILGIGGDCE
- a CDS encoding TDP-N-acetylfucosamine:lipid II N-acetylfucosaminyltransferase, coding for MNKVVHLCPVNKFMPAFIELINSRLCCAHEFFVYSNEEYSGDAENVTSPFYSGFSLSKFYTMVRSMNRADIIIIHGLFDVKVMFTLVFMPWLIRKSKWIVWGGDLYVWTGRYTFRDKLSSALKKIIVPNLNSMITYVNGDYAYAVSQYSSKAKFEECIVYPSNFFRYGFVDKAVNESNINQVLLGNSADPQNNHLEALEKLKSIDDGIMELTIPLSYGCKKNAVIVAQKASEMFGDRVRIISDFMTLEEYSSLLASIDFAVFCHDRQQAMGNIITLLGMGKTVVLKSGLSHSNFLTSKGLVYKDIASLSLDSISREEGIRNSEIVSAYFNESNCVMQLNRIFGDN
- a CDS encoding oligosaccharide flippase family protein gives rise to the protein MDRKSVLYFALGPIGSAAISLITLPLITWYFSIEDVGRFSLLQTFTGFATLVFCLGFDQAFVRSFYTSKLPRSLFLSAYVPPLILYASIVTVALYFSDALDSLLFGESGTPELLQVLVVCCGLSFSVRFLSLILRVSERGLAYSISQMSPKLLFLLLVFISVYYVNGNFMALAISYMASLLVVFIVLLFNNRDFLFCSSGPYSYLLTKSMFAFGSPLIISSVAFWGLTVSDKILIGRLSSLTELGVYSVAVSFAGAAIVLQSIFSTIWAPLIYRWIDKDNMAKDEVATHINMMADLMLLIIVLGVSLAGSLSFVLDYILPEQYSQAKYVMLSCMCYPLFYTLSEVTVVGLHVKKRTIVSMLITLVSFIVNLFGNIILIPEFGAKGAALSTAVSFWLFLFLRTEFSSRYYSKLQRIKLYFITLLVVCLTTVNLFYGSAQVACFSILWLAIGVVYLSLNYKTLAYLRR
- a CDS encoding aldolase catalytic domain-containing protein, which gives rise to MIDFKILDCTLRDGGYYNDWDFNGEVLTNYLNAIAESGIEYVELGLRNFPKGGFLGAFAYTTDRYINTIDLPDGPTYGVMVDAKTILNSDMSVELAIDSLFADAADSKVSLVRVAAHFGEVEASGPIVKRLKEKGYIVGYNLMQAGGKPTEVIAEKARIAASWNVLDVLYFADSLGNMDADEVRRIVKTLRTEWHGELGIHTHNNMAKALDNCLAAKHAGVTWLDVTITGMGRGAGNAQTENLLAVVSQETGRYQPKSIYELAIRDFEPMQKKYGWGSNLLYFIGAQHNVHPTYVQNLLSDTHYGPDEIVGVVKYLSYLNNSESYSDETYAASLMFSAASSEISGSNALAGSAKGKNVVILASGPSLFRYKKDIETYLSALSEDSLVIAINTLIDFEQYIDYYCLSGNSKMLSQSGDYSSLGKPIILPAHRFSTEELAGIKANGQIFDYGVEVKSDTFLAGESNCILPYDITAGYLFALCESMQATQVKLIGFDGYSSGDSRQSEMIEIFSKVNSAHYTALTPTTYPISQGSIYGEI